The genomic stretch CTGATTCGTGGTGGTATTCACGACGCTCAGAGTGACCGATGATGATGTGAGATGCGCCGAATTCTTTCAACATTTCTGGAGACATATCACCAGTGAAAGCACCGCTGTTGTTTAGATCAGTGTTTTGAGCACCTAGAATGATTTGGCTGCCCGCATCGGTAAGAGTGCGTTCTGCAAGATCGATGAATAACGCTGGTGGCGCTACTGCAACGTCTACACCTGTCACGCCTTCAAGTTCAGCGTTAAGTCCGTTTAGTAGCTCAGTTACCATTGCTTTGCTACCGTTTAGTTTCCAGTTACCCATAACTACAGGATGACGCATAGGATATTCTCCAATTTTATAAATGAGCGGGCTTTAACCCAAAATGTACTACCAGTGAATATAACAGAATAATGTGATGAGATCATGATTCTAGTCATGTCAGCATCGCCTGATTAACGTTAGTTTAGTTTTCATTAATTTTCAGCGTGATTATAGTAGATAAATCGAGATGGTTAAGTGGCAATTTTGACTTAAATCGGTATGTTAACCAAACAGGAATTGGCGGCAAACGTTGGATTATTTATTGAGGAAAGAAAATGCCAAATGTAGTGATGGAATATTCAGATTCAATTGAAGAACGTGTCAATGTGCAGGCGTTATTAGAAGATTTGCACCATGCCACGATTGATAGTGGGTTATTTCAAGCAATGGATGTGAAATCGCGCACATTACGTCCACATAATTGGTTGATTGGCGATAAAGCCGATACGGTTGATTTTATTCACGTTACCGTGGAGTTATTAAGCGGTCGAACTGTGGAGCAAAAGCAAGCATTGTCGCAAGCCATCATGGCAGCACTGCGTGGTAAGGCGGATTTTGTGGCGATCTTAACAGTCAACATTCGAGATATGGATCGAGAGTGTTTTCAAAAGGTCGTTAATTTTTAATTGGATTTATTAAGGTATCAAGATGAGTTGGAAACAGTGGCTATTTTCTTTTCAAGGAAGAATTGGTCGACAGCGTTTTTGGATATGGAATATTTTTTATTACGCTGTGATTTTAGGCATGGGCGCTTTTCTTGCCCAAAGTGGCTTAGGCAATATGGGCGGCTATATTCTATCGGCTGTTGTGGTTTGTTTGTTGATCCCCGACTTAGCGGTAACCGCCAAACGTTGGCACGATAGAAATAAATCCAATTGGTGGTTATTACTGTACGTCCCTATCATTTTGGGTCGTTTAGGTGGTGCTGATATTGCAGCAGATACCATGACGGTCGACTCGATGACGCCTATGATGGCCGCTCAAGCGATTGTCACTTTAGTATCAATATTCTGCGGTATGTGGACATTGGTGGAGTGCGGATTTATGAAGGGCACCGACGGCGAAAATAGCTACGGTAAGTCAGCGCAATAGAATACAGAGGTCGTTCTCCTTTGATCGAACTCGGCTGTATTTGTTGCCCTTTGACTTGATATGCTCGCTTTGGGATTAATATAAGATTTTGACTTGATACAAAAGAAAAAAAGTCGCTGATTAAGAAGATTAATCAGCGACTTTTTGCTATCTACAACCGAGTTAACAATGTAACGATATTATAAGATGTGTTTCTTAATCGTATCGTCTTTACGTTCTAGATAGTGAATGGATTTAATGCGACGAATGGTACGACTCTTACCACGGATCACTAAGGTCTCAGTGGTGGCAATGTTACCTTTGCGTGTAATACCTTCCAGCAAATCCCCTTTGGTAATACCGGTGGCAGCAAATACTACATTGTCGCTGCGCGCCATATCATCCATCTTTAGGATCACGTTAGCTTGTACGCCCATTTCCGCGCAACGTTGTAGCTCTAGTTCGCCATGAGTGCGGTTTTCAGGAGTATCACCTTTCACGTCGTGACGAGCCAATAAGCGCCCTTGCATGTCGCCATCTAATGCGCGAATAACCGCCGCAGATACCACACCTTCTGGCGCGCCACCGATGCAGTACATCATATCCACTTCGCTGTCTGGCATGCAGGTTAAGATAGAAGCAGCAACATCGCCATCTGGTACGGCAAAAACGCGCACTCCCATCTTTTGCATTGATGCGATCATGTCATCATGACGAGGTTTCGCCAGCGTAGTGACAGTCAGCTCATGTAATTCTTTATTCAATGCTTTAGCGATATTACGAATATTGTCTTCGATTGATAGGTTAAGATCGATACAACCTTTAGCTCCAGGGCCAACCACTAATTTTTCCATGTACATATCAGGCGCTTTTAAGAAACTGCCTTTTTCACCGGCGGCTAATACAGCCAATGCGTTTGATTGTCCCATCGCGGTCATGCGAGTGCCTTCGATAGGATCAACTGCGATATCAACCGCATCGCCACCCACGCCAACTTGCTCACCAATGTACAGCATCGGCGCTTCATCGATCTCACCTTCACCGATAACAATTTCACCGCTGATTTCAGTTTGGTTTAATAGGCTACGCATGACTTCAACTGCGGCGCCATCGGCAGCGTTTTTATCGCCTCGACCTAACCACTTATAACCGGCAAGCGCAGCACCTTCTGTAACTCGTGAAAATGCTAATGCTAAATCGCGTTTCATAGGGACTCCAATACAAATACAGGGAAGGAAAATTCGTGGCAGATTTTATCACAGCCCAAAGGGTAACGTTTGCTTTTTTCGAGTTTGAATAAAAATGTAGCGAAGTGATAAGGGAAAAGTGTCAATGCCTCG from Vibrio algicola encodes the following:
- a CDS encoding 5-carboxymethyl-2-hydroxymuconate Delta-isomerase, translating into MPNVVMEYSDSIEERVNVQALLEDLHHATIDSGLFQAMDVKSRTLRPHNWLIGDKADTVDFIHVTVELLSGRTVEQKQALSQAIMAALRGKADFVAILTVNIRDMDRECFQKVVNF
- a CDS encoding DUF805 domain-containing protein, producing MSWKQWLFSFQGRIGRQRFWIWNIFYYAVILGMGAFLAQSGLGNMGGYILSAVVVCLLIPDLAVTAKRWHDRNKSNWWLLLYVPIILGRLGGADIAADTMTVDSMTPMMAAQAIVTLVSIFCGMWTLVECGFMKGTDGENSYGKSAQ
- the glpX gene encoding class II fructose-bisphosphatase, producing the protein MKRDLALAFSRVTEGAALAGYKWLGRGDKNAADGAAVEVMRSLLNQTEISGEIVIGEGEIDEAPMLYIGEQVGVGGDAVDIAVDPIEGTRMTAMGQSNALAVLAAGEKGSFLKAPDMYMEKLVVGPGAKGCIDLNLSIEDNIRNIAKALNKELHELTVTTLAKPRHDDMIASMQKMGVRVFAVPDGDVAASILTCMPDSEVDMMYCIGGAPEGVVSAAVIRALDGDMQGRLLARHDVKGDTPENRTHGELELQRCAEMGVQANVILKMDDMARSDNVVFAATGITKGDLLEGITRKGNIATTETLVIRGKSRTIRRIKSIHYLERKDDTIKKHIL